Proteins encoded by one window of Arachis hypogaea cultivar Tifrunner chromosome 1, arahy.Tifrunner.gnm2.J5K5, whole genome shotgun sequence:
- the LOC112764210 gene encoding uncharacterized protein yields MEKYKKKMRENRASLLGGSVHCSGSIPLSSTIERMKKQLDRTPTHEEVFKETHTLKSDKSKWVDKRSQDTHEKFIKKLAEVQAQHVEAQAQGIELPPIDEDLIWEEVCGGQKKNRVYRKGAFFSSSIKSKTTSANSVSGRASTNQNSVLDLRE; encoded by the exons atggaaaaatataagaaaaaaatgagGGAGAATCGAGCGTCACTCTTAGGTGGTTCTGTCCATTGCAGTGGTTCTATTCCACTGAGCTCAACTATAGAGAGGATG AAGAAGCAGTTAGACCGTACACCAACTCATGAGGAAGTCTTCAAGGAAACCCACACACTTAAAAGTGACAAGTCTAAATGGGTGGACAAACGCTCTCAAGACACTCAT GAGAAGTTTATAAAAAAGTTAGCAGAAGTTCAGGCCCAACATGTCGAGGCTCAAGCACAAGGAATAGAGCTACCACCAATTGATGAAGACTTGATTTGGGAGGAAGTGTGTGGTGGGCAAAAGAAGAATCGAGTTTACAGAAAAGGAGCATTCTTTTCTAGTTCTATTAAGTCTAAAACCACTTCTGCCAACTCTGTATCTGGAAGAGCATCTACAAATCAAAATTCTGTTCTTGATTTGCGAGAATAG